The sequence below is a genomic window from Streptosporangium lutulentum.
CCGACGGGCGTCCGGTGATGGACGACCCTTCGGTCTTCCCGGCGGAGATCCGGCCGTTCGCCGCGGCGCACACCGCCGGCCTGGACCGGCTCAAAGCGCAGGACGCGGTGGTCGACTGGCTCATGCTCACCCCGCCCGCGCGGCTGGAGTGGGACGGCCTCAGAACGGGCCGCTACCGACTCGGGGGAGAGACCGCGCCGCCGGCATCGGCGCATCTGTCCTACGCAGACCTCGCGGTGGCGATGATCGATGAAATCGAAACGCCGCAGCACCACCGCACCCGCGTCTCGGTTTTCACCTGAGCAGTACCAACCAGGCGACCGACCGGACAGGCCCTCGCCCACACCCAACAGGAAGCCCCAGGCCAGACCCCCGGTAGGCGGCGCACACGAGCCGACGCCGACGTGTTCAGGCTCTCTACCGCGTCAAAGCTGCGGACCAGGACCGTACCTGCTGGGCGAGAGCGGCCACATGCTCGGGGGGTGTGGTCTTGACGATTCCGTGTCCGAGATTGAACACGAACGGGCCACCACCAAGCGCGTTCAGGATGCGGTCTGTTTCCGCGTGGAGCGCAGGCCCGCCCGCGACCAGGAGCTGGGGGGCGAGGTTGCCCTGCACGCACCGGCCGAGCTCGTGCTGCACCTTCTGCGCGGCCCACTCCACAGGTACTGTCGAGTCGAGCCCGACGCAGTCCACGCCGGTCGCCTCGGCGAAGCCGTTGTAGGCGAGCCCCGCGCCGCGCGGAAAGGCGATGATGGGAACACTCGGATGCTTCGCCTTCAGCGCCGCGACGATGGCGGCGACCGGCGTGACGCACCAACGCTGGAACAGCGGGTCGGGGAGTATTCCGGCCCAGCTCTCGAAGAGTTGGATCGCTTCGGCACCCGCCTGAATCTGACGGTCCAAGAACTCGATGATGGCCGCCGTGAGCAGGTCGATCAGGGGTTGGAACCCCTCCGGATCGCTCAGCGCCCACTGCTTGACGATGGAGTGCTCTGAGCCGCCGCCGCCGCGCCCTTCGACCATGTAAGTCGCGACCGTCCACGGCGCACCGGCATAGCCGATCAACGTGACCTCGTCAGGCAATGCGCGAGTGAGTTGTCTGACGGTCTCATAGATCGGGGCCAGTTCTTCGTGCAAGCGGGACGCGCTCAAGAACTCGGTGATGTCCGACGTCGAACGGATCG
It includes:
- the hemE gene encoding uroporphyrinogen decarboxylase gives rise to the protein MGVDIREESDVDHVAGEARPKKLLLRALAGERTERPPIWLMRQAGRYLPEYHDVREAAGGMVGLCNSPEHAVEVTLQPLRRFTLDAAILFADLPQIAAALGQTLEYRVGDGPVLTPPIRSTSDITEFLSASRLHEELAPIYETVRQLTRALPDEVTLIGYAGAPWTVATYMVEGRGGGGSEHSIVKQWALSDPEGFQPLIDLLTAAIIEFLDRQIQAGAEAIQLFESWAGILPDPLFQRWCVTPVAAIVAALKAKHPSVPIIAFPRGAGLAYNGFAEATGVDCVGLDSTVPVEWAAQKVQHELGRCVQGNLAPQLLVAGGPALHAETDRILNALGGGPFVFNLGHGIVKTTPPEHVAALAQQVRSWSAALTR